In Streptomyces sannanensis, the DNA window CCGAGAAGCGTGGCCAGTTCGTACCGGCCCGCGACGATCCGTCCTCCGGTCACCGGCCGCCTTCTCCCTTGCGCTCGTTGCGGAGCAGATCGCTGAGTTCGTCGAGTTCGGCGCGCACCTGGTCGATGCGGTGCGGCTGCTGCGGAGGCTGGGGGGCGGGCTGCGGGACGGGCAGGGGCTGCTGCTGGACCGGTGGGACAGGCTGAACCGGCGGAACCGGCTGGGCCGGCGGGTATCCGTATCCGTAGGCGGGTGTGGGCACGGTGGTCTGCAGATGCTGCGGACTGTACGCGCCGTACCCCCCGTAGGGCGCGGGGAAGGCCGACGGGGCGGCGGGCAGGCCGCGGTGCAGGGCGATGTCGGTTATCAGGAAGTACACGGCGCCCACCGCTCCCGAGCCGAGCAGCAGGGCCACGGCGACATTCGTCTGCCAGCTGTTCTCGGGCATGACGCCGACGACGAAGAAGTACGCGATCGTCAGCGCCAGCATGGCCCAGAACGCCAGCCAGTCCAGCGTCCTGCGGCGCAGCAGGGCGATCCGCAGCATGGGCACGGAGGCGAGCAGCCCGCAGCTGACGAGTGCGCAGGCGATGAACACCACGCGAAGAGTGATGACTCTGGGGCCTGAGCCGTTCACGATCACTCCTGGTCAGCTGTTGGGATGACATGGGGAGACTAGCTTCCCCCGCTGACAACGCGCCCGCCGGTTCCGGAACTACTCGGGCCGTACCGTGCCGTCCGCCAGGCCGTCGTGCAGGCCCTGGACCAGCCGCTCGCCGAGCCGGCCCGCGAGGCGCAGGGCATCCTCGAACGCGGCGATGGCGCGGAAGTGTTCGCCATAGCGCTGCTGTTCCGCGAGGGGCAGCCGGGGCAGTTGCAGCCGCCGTACGTCGAGCCGGGTGGCTGTGGACGCATAGCTGCTGGCCTGGCGGTTATTGGCGGTGGCCCGCAGGAATCCGGCCAGGAACCAGGGGTCGAGGGCGGCCGGTTCGGCCCGCAGCAGCTGGAGGTTGCGGCCGAGCGCCGCACCGGCGGTGGTCTCGTCGACGACCCGGGCGATCGCGCCGCCGCCCAGGACGGGGACGACGACATCGCCGGGTTCGGTGCGTACGGGTTCCTCCTCGGGACCTTCGGGAAGCACGCCCGAGGGGCCCGTGCCGGCGAGCACGTCGTGCTCGGTGAGGACGGGGCCGCCCGCCGGGGAACTGCCGGAGCCGCCGGCGTGGAGCTGGAGGGCGCCGGCGCGGGCGAGTTCGCCGACGGTGGTGAGCGGCCACCGGGCGGGCTGCGCGACCGTGGCGGGTGGCGGCGTCAGCTCGGTGGTGAGCCGCAGGGTTTCGCCGAGGCGTTCGCGTACACCGGCCAGGTCGGCCGCTCCGCCGCCCGCGGTGGGGAGCGGCAGGTGCCGTGCGGGGGCGAGGTCGACGTCGTCGTCGAGGAGTTCGATGACCGGGACCGCGCGGCTGAGGCCGGGCTGGTCGACGTCCGCGCGGTGCCGGTCGAAGGGCAGCCAGGCGTCCAGGACGGCCGTCTGGACGGCGTGCCAGGGCAGCTTGTCGCGGCCGCCGTCGGCTGCGAGGTCCGAGGTGTCGACGACGAGGAGTTCGGGCGACGGCTGAAGGCCCGGTACGGGCTTGCGCAGCACCCACAGGTGCAGTGGGATGCCGTACGGGGGCGCGGCCCCGGCGGGCAGCGCGATCACCGCACGCAGGGCGCCGCGGCGCAGCAGATCTGCGCGGATACGGCGGCCGGAGCGGCGGGACGCGGCGGCGGGGGGCATGAGGAGGACGGCG includes these proteins:
- a CDS encoding N-6 DNA methylase; its protein translation is MPENEAEVTAAGIARLAGVGRAAVSNWRRRHADFPKPVGGTEASPSFALADVERWLRDQGKLVEVPLRERVWQQLAAHPAGAVTALVHTGCALLLVRERPTAWRELTAVSDQRMAELLQPALEQVLTARFGALADWAARSPELIASVPLLRGAGELAAELGARQAFEFLLGRHLDANPRQYTLTPPGPAELMAALAGPARTVLDPASGTGTLLRAVQNPTTLYAQESDPDLAALTALRLALHGDADVRAAAADTLRADAFPRLAADAVLCHPPFNERNWGHDELAYDTRWEYGFPARTESELAWVQHALARLREGGTAVLLMPPAAASRRSGRRIRADLLRRGALRAVIALPAGAAPPYGIPLHLWVLRKPVPGLQPSPELLVVDTSDLAADGGRDKLPWHAVQTAVLDAWLPFDRHRADVDQPGLSRAVPVIELLDDDVDLAPARHLPLPTAGGGAADLAGVRERLGETLRLTTELTPPPATVAQPARWPLTTVGELARAGALQLHAGGSGSSPAGGPVLTEHDVLAGTGPSGVLPEGPEEEPVRTEPGDVVVPVLGGGAIARVVDETTAGAALGRNLQLLRAEPAALDPWFLAGFLRATANNRQASSYASTATRLDVRRLQLPRLPLAEQQRYGEHFRAIAAFEDALRLAGRLGERLVQGLHDGLADGTVRPE